In the Pongo abelii isolate AG06213 chromosome 2, NHGRI_mPonAbe1-v2.0_pri, whole genome shotgun sequence genome, GCCAGCGCCGCCCCGCGAGTTGCGAGCTCCGGGCGGGCACCGCTCTGACAGGCTCGCCCCGCCCCACACGACACGCCTGCCACTCCTGCCCCCGGGTATGCGCCGGGAGCTCAGGACGGTCCCGTCCCCTAAAGGCGCCTCCTCCTTCAGCCCCTGGATAGGGCGGGAGGAAAGGGGGCCGCCCCGAGGCTCTCAAGATGCAGAGCTGCAAAGCCCAGGGCCTGCGCCCCCGCCCTCCTCGGCAAGTCTCCAACGGCTCCCCTCTGCAGGCCTCAGCTCCTCGGGGAGGTCCTCCCTGACGCCTCAGCTCCGCTTGTACTGAAGTTATTGGCCAATGTCTGTCTGCCCACACTGTGAGCTCCAGGAGGCTGTGAGCTCCACTTCCTGCAAGGTTCTGCCCAGGGCCGTGCCGAGCCCGGACAGTGCCTGGAATGGGAATAAATGCATGGACAAGAGCACGTGTGACGGTTTAAGCGTGCCACTGCGTGTGCAGTCTATCAGTGGGTATGATTGTGTATGTGACAGTGTGAGATGGTGGGTGGGTGTGATGATGTCACTGTGAACGGATGTAATTGTGACCCTGGATGACAGTGTGAGGAAACTGGCTCTTCTGCAGCCACTGGAGGGGAGGCTAAACAGGCACAGGTGTACCACTGGCCCCCTGCAGGCCACAGCTGCAGTTGCCCACTTGTGTCCCAGCTGCCCTTTGTACTCCCAGCCGGGTCTGCCCTCTGCTCCAGGGGCTGAGTCAGCTTGGGGAAGGGTGAGGGACAAAGACTTCAATCTCTAGGCCAAGGAGGCAGGCTGGGGGGAGGGGTTCTGTCCCGCCTTTCCTGAGGTTTAAGTCTTGGCTGCTCACACATAACATGGGGGCAAATGGACTTTAACTCATAACAATGCTGGCTAATtctttatttagttatttttttgatacagagtctcactctggcatgCGGGCAAATAGATTTTAACTCATAACAATGCTGGCTaattatttacctatttattcaTGCGGGCAAATAGACTTTAACTCATAACAATGCTGGCTAATTatttagctatttatttttttgagatggagtctcactctgctgcccaggctggagtgcagtggctccttCTTGGCTGGctgtaaactccgcctcctgggttcaagtgattctcctgcctcagcctccagagtagctgggattacaggtgcgtgccagcacgctgggctaatttttgtatttttagtagagacagggtttgtcatgttggccagggtggtcttgaactcctgacctcaggtgatccacccgcctccgcctcccaaggtgctgggattacagatgtgagccactgtgcccagccaatgctgttttttttgttttgttttgtttttgtttttttgagacagtcttgctctgtcacccaggctggagtgcagtggtgtgatctcggtcttggctcactgcaagttctgcctcccgggttcacaccattcttctgcctcagcctaccgagtagctggggctacagccacccgccaccacgcctggctaattttttgtatttttagtagagacgggttttcaccgtgttagtcaggatggtctcgatctcctgacctcatgatctgcctgcctcggcctcccaaagtgctgggattacaggtgtgagccactgcgcccgtccaATACTGGCTAATTGTTAAATCACGTTCCCCACACCCTCTAGGTTCCTGACTTCCTTGGCTTGGCTGTCCAGACCCTGGCTTTCCCACCAATCCCTGTGGTCATGCAGCAGCAGTAATACACCCCGCCTCCCACCAGCAATTCCCCAGCCTTATGTGGCCAAGTACTCAGTTATCCAGACTCATTCAGTCCTATAACCACCCTCCAACCTAGGTGTTGCCATCAtacccgttttacagatgagaaaactcaggcaCAGAGTGGTGAGGCCAGGCACTTAGGAAGTGGCGCATTCTTAGCCTTCTCAGACTGCTGGACATCCCCTCCAGCTCCCAGGCCCAAAGTAGTCCCAGACTTGCCTCCCACTCCTGTCTCTCCCACAGCACACCAGGAAACGGAACCTGTCACTTTCCAGGCAGGGCAAATAtgcttttttattgtgtctgtgagatgaaatgagaAGTCCTGGCTGGGTCTGACCCTCTGGCCTCTGGCCTCCAATCCCAGAGGCTGTCTCCCTGGTCGGGGGAGGGTGGCTGGCGGTCCAGACTGTCGAAGCTCAGGCCAGGCCGGGACCTGGGAGTGGGTTAGTTCAAGGTAGATGGTCAAGGAAGGCAAGCAGGACAAGGTGGAAGTCTCGCGGCTTGTGGAGGTAGCAGGCATGGCCTGCATTGCGTAGCTTCACTACAGAGTGGTTGGGCAGGTGGCGGAGCTGCCGCAGTGACTCTCGAGCCAGGATGTGGTCTAGCTCTCCATACAGGATAAGGGTTGGAGTCTGCAGGGCAAGGCAGAGGGCTGTGATCTTGGGGCCTGATGAGTTTCTGACCCCCAAGCCACTTCCTAGGAAGCCTTCCCCAACACCATCCAACTCTTCCATCCAAGATCAGGGATAAGGCCATGTCCCTCCAAGTAAGACTTGAGTCctgaaccccccccccccaagCCACAGACAGGGTGCCAGGACCTTTGAGATCCTTCTCCCAGTACCTTCACAGCCCAGAATTGCTCCTGGGTGTAGTTCTGGGTGGAGGTGGGTGCGATGGGCACGAATCCATGTAGCTGGTGGTGGCCTCGCATCAGGAAGGGCAGGGCATAGTGGCCACTCAGCGAGGGGCTCACCAACACTGCATTCTGTACCTCCAGGTCCCGCAGCGCCCGCTCCAGCAGCGCTGCCCGCCCTGCCTCTGTGCTTGCCTCCTTCAAAGGTGCCGAGTTCCCAAAACCTAGGAACAGCAGCAGGTACCAGCTGAGGGGCACTGGGAAGGTACACAGGACTTCCTGCCCACCACAGTGGGGGAAAAAGTTGGGGACCAGTGGCACTGGCACACACTACCTAAAACTGCCCAGAAGCTATTTTTTGGTAATGTAATATGCCTGTTAGAAAAGCATatcttggccaggagtggtggctcacgcctgtaatcccagcactttgggaggccgaggcaggcagatcacctgaggtcaggagtttgagaccagcctggtgaacatggagaaactccatctctactaaaaaaaacacaaaaattagctgggcat is a window encoding:
- the ABHD14A gene encoding protein ABHD14A isoform X2, producing MLCAREHLRCTSSHCETVVQTSMSRSQVALLGLSLLLMLLLYVGLLGPPEQTSWLWGDPNVTVLAGLTPGNSPIFYREVLPLNQAHRVEVVLLHGKAFNSHTWEQLGTLQLLSQRGYRAVALDLPGFGNSAPLKEASTEAGRAALLERALRDLEVQNAVLVSPSLSGHYALPFLMRGHHQLHGFVPIAPTSTQNYTQEQFWAVKTPTLILYGELDHILARESLRQLRHLPNHSVVKLRNAGHACYLHKPRDFHLVLLAFLDHLP
- the ABHD14A gene encoding protein ABHD14A isoform X1, producing MVGALCGCWFRLGGARPLNPFGPTVVQTSMSRSQVALLGLSLLLMLLLYVGLLGPPEQTSWLWGDPNVTVLAGLTPGNSPIFYREVLPLNQAHRVEVVLLHGKAFNSHTWEQLGTLQLLSQRGYRAVALDLPGFGNSAPLKEASTEAGRAALLERALRDLEVQNAVLVSPSLSGHYALPFLMRGHHQLHGFVPIAPTSTQNYTQEQFWAVKTPTLILYGELDHILARESLRQLRHLPNHSVVKLRNAGHACYLHKPRDFHLVLLAFLDHLP